A genomic segment from Juglans regia cultivar Chandler chromosome 14, Walnut 2.0, whole genome shotgun sequence encodes:
- the LOC108998484 gene encoding 17.5 kDa class I heat shock protein-like — protein MSSIRVFFGSRRSNIFDPFTLKLWDPFRDFALRSSLTSARSPQCCQETSAFANVRIDWNETPEAHLLKADLPGLKKKEVKVEVEDGRVLHISGERNLGNEDKNDTWHRLERSNGKFLRSLKLPENAKMNEIKAAIENGVLTVTIPKEEVKKPDVRAVEVSG, from the coding sequence ATGTCGTCGATTCGAGTCTTTTTTGGGAGCCGACGAAGCAACATCTTCGATCCTTTTACCCTCAAACTCTGGGATCCTTTCAGAGACTTTGCTCTTCGTTCTTCACTAACTTCTGCTCGTTCCCCCCAATGTTGTCAGGAAACCTCAGCTTTTGCCAACGTCCGAATCGACTGGAATGAGACACCAGAAGCCCACTTACTCAAGGCCGATCTTCCGGGGTTGAAGAAAAAGGAAGTGAAGGTTGAAGTTGAAGATGGAAGAGTGCTTCATATAAGTGGAGAGAGGAATTTGGGGAATGAAGACAAGAACGACACATGGCATAGGCTAGAGCGCAGCAATGGCAAGTTTTTGAGAAGTCTCAAGCTACCGGAGAATGCAAAGATGAATGAGATCAAAGCTGCAATAGAGAATGGAGTTCTCACCGTAACGATCCctaaagaagaagtgaagaagccTGATGTTAGGGCTGTTGAGGTTTCTGGCTAA